Proteins from one Tenrec ecaudatus isolate mTenEca1 chromosome 8, mTenEca1.hap1, whole genome shotgun sequence genomic window:
- the POMGNT2 gene encoding protein O-linked-mannose beta-1,4-N-acetylglucosaminyltransferase 2 has product MHLSAVLNALLVSVLAAVLWKHVRLREHASALQEELALGRQAPEPGPALRIDYPRALQRLAEGGTHMVCTGRTHTDRVCRFKWLCYSSDAEEFIFFHGNASAMLPNLGARRFQPALLDLSTVEDHNTQYFNFLELPAAALRYLPKPVFVPDVALIANRFNPDNLMHVFHDDLLPLFYTLRQFPGLAREARLFFMEGWGEGAHFDLYKLLSPRPPLLRAQLKTLGRLLCFSQAFVGLSKVTTWYQYGFVQPQGPKANILVSGTEIRQFARFLTEKLNVSGTGLPLGEDYILVFSRTHNRLILNEAELLLALAQEFQVKTVTVSLEDHAFADVVRLVSNASMLVSMHGAQLVTALFLPRGATVVELFPFAVNPDHYTPYKTLAQLPGMDLQYVAWQNTLPENTVTHPERPWDQGGIAHLERAEQARILQSSEVPRHLCCRNPEWLFRIYQDTRVDIASLIQTIRQVVKGRPGPPKHKWTASFYPGKVREARCQTSVQGASEARLTVSWQIPWNLKYLKVREVKYEVWLQEQGENTYVPYILAQQNHTFTDGIKPFTTYLVWVRCIFNKTLLGPFADVLVCST; this is encoded by the coding sequence ATGCACCTGTCGGCCGTGCTCAACGCCCTGCTGGTGTCGGTGCTGGCGGCCGTGCTCTGGAAGCACGTGCGCCTCCGCGAGCATGCGTCCGCGCTGCAGGAGGAGCTGGCTCTCGGCCGGCAGGCGCCCGAGCCGGGCCCCGCGCTGAGGATCGACTACCCCAGGGCCCTGCAGAGGCTGGCGGAGGGCGGCACGCACATGGTGTGCACGGGCCGCACGCACACCGACCGCGTGTGCCGCTTCAAGTGGCTCTGCTACTCCAGCGACGCCGAAGAGTTCATCTTCTTTCACGGCAACGCCTCGGCCATGCTGCCCAACCTGGGCGCGCGGCGCTTCCAGCCCGCCCTGCTCGACCTGTCCACCGTGGAGGACCACAACACCCAGTACTTCAACTTCCTGGAGCTGCCCGCCGCCGCGCTGCGCTACCTGCCCAAGCCGGTGTTCGTGCCCGACGTGGCCCTCATCGCCAACCGCTTTAACCCCGACAACCTCATGCACGTCTTCCACGACGACCTGCTGCCGCTCTTCTACACGCTGCGCCAGTTCCCGGGCCTGGCGCGCGAGGCCCGCCTCTTCTTCATGGAGGGCTGGGGCGAGGGCGCCCACTTCGACCTCTACAAGCTGCTCAGCCCCCGGCCGCCGCTACTGCGGGCGCAGCTCAAGACACTGGGCCGGCTGCTGTGCTTCTCGCAGGCCTTCGTGGGCCTCTCCAAGGTCACCACCTGGTACCAGTACGGCTTCGTCCAGCCCCAGGGCCCCAAGGCCAACATCCTCGTCTCGGGCACTGAGATCCGGCAGTTTGCCCGCTTCCTGACCGAGAAGCTGAATGTGAGCGGCACAGGACTCCCCCTGGGCGAGGACTACATCCTGGTCTTCAGCCGCACACACAACCGGCTCATCCTGAACGAGGCGGAGCTGCTGCTGGCGCTGGCCCAGGAGTTCCAGGTGAAGACGGTGACCGTGTCCCTGGAGGACCATGCCTTCGCAGATGTGGTGCGGCTGGTCAGCAATGCATCCATGCTGGTCAGCATGCATGGGGCGCAGCTGGTCACTGCCCTCTTCCTGCCGCGGGGGGCCACGGTGGTGGAGCTCTTCCCGTTCGCCGTCAACCCCGACCACTACACGCCCTACAAGACCCTGGCCCAGCTGCCTGGCATGGACCTGCAGTATGTCGCCTGGCAGAACACGCTGCCCGAGAACACGGTCACGCACCCGGAGCGGCCCTGGGACCAGGGGGGCATCGCGCACCTGGAGCGGGCCGAGCAGGCCCGCATCCTGCAGAGCTCAGAGGTCCCACGGCACCTGTGCTGCCGGAACCCAGAGTGGCTCTTCAGGATCTACCAGGACACCAGGGTGGACATCGCGTCACTCATACAGACCATCCGGCAGGTGGTGAAGGGCCGCCCGGGGCCCCCAAAGCACAAGTGGACCGCCAGCTTCTACCCGGGCAAGGTGCGGGAGGCGCGGTGCCAGACGTCGGTGCAAGGTGCCTCCGAGGCCCGCCTCACCGTCTCCTGGCAGATTCCCTGGAACCTCAAGTACCTGAAGGTGCGGGAGGTGAAGTACGAGGTGTGGCTGCAGGAGCAGGGCGAGAACACCTATGTGCCTTACATCCTGGCCCAGCAGAACCACACGTTCACCGATGGCATCAAGCCCTTCACCACCTACCTGGTGTGGGTCCGCTGCATCTTCAACAAGACCCTCCTGGGACCCTTCGCAGACGTGCTGGTGTGCAGCACGTAG